The Vicia villosa cultivar HV-30 ecotype Madison, WI linkage group LG1, Vvil1.0, whole genome shotgun sequence genome includes a region encoding these proteins:
- the LOC131638895 gene encoding peroxidase 73-like produces MGRFNVILAVSLALTLCLVPYTSLAQLSPNHYANICPNVQSIVRSAVQKKFQQTFVTIPATLRLFFHDCFVQGCDGSVLVASSGGNQAEKDNADNLSLAGDGFDTVIKAKAALDAVPQCRNKVSCADILALAARDVVNLAGGPSYTVELGRFDGLVSRSSDVNGRLPQPGFNLNQLNALFASNGLTQTDMIALSGAHTLGFSHCNRFSNRIQNPIDPTLNKQYAAQLQQQCPRNVDPRIAINMDPTTPRQFDNVYYQNLQQGKGLFTSDQILFTDTRSRATVNSFASSGNVFNANFITAMTKLGRVGVKTARNGKIRTDCSVL; encoded by the exons ATGGGTCGGTTTAATGTTATACTCGCGGTTTCACTCGCATTAACGCTGTGTCTTGTCCCTTATACCAGTTTGGCTCAGCTTAGTCCGAACCATTACGCTAACATTTGCCCAAATGTTCAATCCATTGTGAGATCAGCTGTTCAGAAGAAATTTCAACAGACTTTTGTAACCATTCCTGCTACTCTCCGTCTCTTCTTTCACGATTGTTTTGTCCAG GGTTGTGATGGTTCGGTTTTGGTGGCATCCTCCGGAGGGAATCAAGCGGAGAAGGATAACGCTGATAATTTGTCATTGGCTGGTGATGGATTTGATACTGTTATCAAAGCAAAAGCAGCGTTAGATGCTGTTCCACAGTGTAGAAACAAAGTTTCTTGTGCTGATATTCTTGCTTTGGCTGCTAGAGATGTTGTTAATCTG GCTGGTGGACCATCATACACAGTTGAACTGGGAAGATTTGATGGGTTGGTTTCAAGATCTTCAGATGTAAATGGGAGGCTGCCTCAGCCAGGGTTCAATTTGAACCAGTTGAATGCTCTGTTTGCAAGCAATGGACTCACTCAAACAGACATGATTGCCCTATCAG GTGCACACACTCTTGGATTCTCTCACTGCAACAGATTCTCCAACAGAATCCAAAATCCAATAGACCCAACGTTGAACAAACAATACGCAGCCCAGTTACAACAACAGTGTCCTAGAAACGTTGATCCAAGAATAGCCATCAACATGGACCCAACAACTCCAAGACAATTCGACAATGTTTATTACCAGAATCTTCAACAAGGAAAAGGTTTATTCACTTCAGACCAAATCCTCTTCACTGACACAAGATCTAGGGCAACTGTTAACTCTTTTGCTTCTAGTGGTAACGTTTTCAACGCCAATTTTATTACTGCTATGACTAAGTTGGGTCGTGTTGGGGTTAAGACTGCCAGGAATGGGAAGATTCGTACTGATTGTTCTGTGCTTTGA